The proteins below are encoded in one region of Peribacillus muralis:
- the ilvD gene encoding dihydroxy-acid dehydratase — MSTSNKRSDMITKGVDRAPHRSLLRAAGVKEEDFGKPFIAVCNSYIDIVPGHVHLQEFGKIVKEAIREAGGVPFEFNTIGVDDGIAMGHIGMRYSLPSREIIADSVETVVSAHWFDGMVCIPNCDKITPGMMMGALRVNIPTIFVSGGPMKAGKDKNGKSLSLTSVFEGVGAYQAGNINEEDLQEIEQVACPTCGSCSGMFTANSMNCLAEGLGLALPGNGTILAVAEERKEFVKKSAKQLMEIIKQDIKPRDIVTIDAIDNAFALDMAMGGSTNTVLHTLALAHEAGFEYPMERINEIANRVPHLAKIAPASDYHIEDVHNAGGVSAIINELLKKPGAFNGDCLSVSGKTLRENVAGCEILDKDVLHPLDNPHSERGGLAVLFGNLAPQGSIIKVGAVDASVGGYHRGPAICFDSQEDALSGIITGKVKEGNVVVIRYEGPKGGPGMPEMLAPTSQIVGRGLGAKVGLITDGRFSGASRGISIGHISPEAAEGGPIAFVEDGDIIELDLENRTIQLEISDEEFEKRKANWKGFESKVKTGYLARYSALVTNASSGGVMKV, encoded by the coding sequence ATGTCTACATCAAACAAGAGAAGTGACATGATAACAAAAGGAGTCGATCGTGCTCCTCACAGAAGTCTGTTGCGTGCAGCAGGAGTTAAGGAAGAAGATTTCGGCAAACCGTTCATTGCGGTTTGTAATTCCTATATTGATATCGTTCCAGGGCATGTACATCTTCAGGAATTCGGAAAAATAGTGAAGGAGGCCATTCGCGAGGCTGGCGGAGTTCCTTTTGAATTCAATACGATCGGGGTCGACGATGGAATTGCAATGGGCCACATCGGCATGCGCTATTCCTTGCCTAGCCGGGAAATCATCGCGGATTCGGTGGAAACGGTTGTATCTGCACATTGGTTTGACGGGATGGTCTGCATTCCAAACTGTGATAAGATAACGCCGGGAATGATGATGGGCGCCCTGCGCGTCAATATCCCGACCATTTTCGTAAGCGGAGGGCCGATGAAAGCCGGTAAAGATAAAAACGGTAAATCTCTGTCATTGACATCTGTATTCGAAGGTGTTGGCGCTTATCAAGCAGGTAATATCAATGAAGAGGACTTGCAGGAAATCGAGCAAGTGGCATGCCCGACTTGCGGATCATGTTCGGGGATGTTCACGGCAAACTCCATGAACTGTCTCGCTGAAGGCCTTGGACTTGCACTACCGGGAAATGGCACGATTTTGGCTGTCGCCGAGGAACGTAAAGAATTCGTCAAGAAATCGGCCAAGCAATTGATGGAAATCATCAAGCAGGATATCAAGCCTCGTGATATCGTGACCATCGATGCCATTGATAACGCATTTGCATTGGATATGGCCATGGGTGGATCGACTAACACCGTTCTCCATACACTTGCCTTGGCACATGAAGCGGGATTCGAATATCCAATGGAGCGCATCAATGAAATTGCCAACCGGGTACCGCACTTAGCTAAAATTGCCCCGGCTTCGGATTATCATATCGAAGATGTACATAATGCCGGTGGTGTAAGTGCCATCATCAACGAGCTGCTCAAAAAACCAGGTGCTTTTAATGGGGACTGCCTATCCGTTTCAGGCAAAACGCTCCGTGAAAATGTTGCCGGTTGTGAAATCTTGGACAAAGATGTTCTCCATCCTTTGGATAACCCGCATTCTGAGCGTGGGGGGCTTGCGGTATTGTTCGGAAATCTTGCCCCGCAAGGTTCGATCATAAAAGTGGGAGCCGTCGACGCCTCGGTTGGTGGTTATCACAGGGGACCTGCCATATGCTTCGATTCCCAAGAAGATGCATTATCCGGAATCATAACCGGAAAGGTGAAAGAAGGGAATGTAGTGGTCATCCGTTATGAAGGACCGAAAGGAGGGCCTGGCATGCCGGAAATGTTGGCACCGACTTCCCAAATCGTCGGAAGGGGACTTGGAGCCAAAGTCGGCTTGATTACGGACGGGCGTTTTTCTGGAGCGTCCCGCGGCATCAGCATTGGCCATATATCTCCTGAAGCAGCTGAGGGAGGCCCGATCGCCTTTGTCGAAGATGGTGATATCATCGAGCTGGATCTGGAAAACAGGACCATCCAATTGGAGATTTCAGATGAGGAATTCGAAAAACGCAAAGCCAATTGGAAAGGCTTCGAGTCCAAAGTGAAAACTGGCTATTTAGCACGCTACTCCGCGCTTGTAACGAATGCAAGCTCAGGCGGTGTCATGAAAGTTTAA
- a CDS encoding TerC family protein, which produces MSELLNNIIQTYAQFFDWHMWTEVLSDPVSWGLIGTLVLMEGLLSADNALVLAVMVRHLPVKQRKKALFYGLLGAYAFRFVAIGIGVFLIKLWWVKVIGAAYLGWLSYKYFRNKRKRRAGDGEEAIEGMSKNSVLIRMFGMFWGTVASVELMDIAFSVDSVLAAFGVSEKVWVLLTGGMIGVLMMRGVAGLFLKLIDRIPQLETAAYVLIGFISIKMLIAVVGIEIPSTIFFAFILLIFGTTIVYHLKNGKKRKEHG; this is translated from the coding sequence ATGTCAGAGTTGTTGAATAACATCATACAAACGTATGCCCAATTTTTCGACTGGCATATGTGGACGGAAGTTTTATCAGATCCAGTGAGTTGGGGGCTTATTGGCACGCTCGTCTTGATGGAAGGATTGCTATCAGCTGATAATGCCTTGGTATTGGCAGTCATGGTCAGGCATCTTCCCGTTAAACAGCGTAAGAAGGCCCTTTTTTATGGTTTATTGGGGGCATATGCCTTTAGGTTCGTAGCGATTGGAATCGGTGTTTTCCTCATTAAACTATGGTGGGTGAAAGTGATTGGAGCAGCCTACCTAGGCTGGCTCTCGTATAAATACTTTCGGAATAAAAGAAAAAGGCGTGCCGGGGACGGCGAGGAAGCTATCGAGGGAATGAGTAAAAACAGCGTGCTGATCCGAATGTTCGGCATGTTTTGGGGAACGGTTGCGTCAGTGGAACTGATGGATATCGCATTCTCCGTCGATAGTGTCTTGGCTGCCTTTGGAGTGAGTGAAAAAGTCTGGGTTCTCCTGACGGGCGGGATGATTGGAGTCCTGATGATGAGGGGTGTTGCAGGATTATTCTTGAAATTGATCGATAGGATCCCTCAATTGGAAACGGCGGCTTATGTACTTATCGGGTTCATTTCAATAAAAATGCTGATTGCCGTCGTGGGAATCGAAATACCGTCCACAATCTTTTTTGCTTTCATTTTGCTGATTTTCGGCACCACGATCGTATATCATTTGAAAAATGGGAAAAAGCGTAAAGAACATGGCTGA
- a CDS encoding class I SAM-dependent methyltransferase yields the protein MFVTTAGRADKETMMLARKVAEELQIPYIARKKRSVRDLQCDTGEEDCIVYGKKRMELYRCNEKEPFFFHPNLAMIRLKRIIQGDHDPFLIAGGITADCTVLDCTLGLGSDAIIASFAVGAKGRVVALEGNRYLALLVEQGLKTWSDAEAKMIEAMKRIEVIHADHHEMLKSMPDNSFDVVYFDPMFEETISESNGIKGLGHFAEDKGLTMEIMVQAKRVARKRVVLKDHFRSTRFEEFGFEVQKRKTSKFHFGYISVR from the coding sequence ATGTTTGTCACAACAGCAGGAAGGGCCGATAAAGAAACAATGATGTTAGCAAGAAAGGTGGCAGAAGAATTACAAATCCCCTATATAGCCAGAAAAAAACGCTCGGTGCGTGATTTACAATGTGACACTGGAGAAGAAGACTGCATTGTGTATGGAAAAAAAAGAATGGAGTTATATCGGTGCAACGAGAAGGAACCCTTCTTTTTTCATCCGAATCTTGCCATGATCCGCTTGAAAAGAATCATTCAAGGGGATCATGACCCGTTTCTCATTGCCGGAGGAATTACTGCAGACTGCACTGTGCTGGATTGCACGCTGGGCTTGGGCTCTGATGCGATCATCGCGAGCTTTGCGGTTGGGGCAAAGGGAAGAGTCGTTGCATTGGAAGGCAATCGATATTTGGCCTTGCTGGTGGAACAAGGTTTGAAAACGTGGAGTGATGCTGAAGCAAAGATGATAGAAGCGATGAAAAGGATTGAGGTCATTCATGCAGATCATCATGAAATGCTGAAATCAATGCCGGATAATTCTTTTGATGTAGTCTATTTCGATCCCATGTTTGAGGAAACGATATCAGAATCAAATGGAATTAAAGGGCTGGGTCACTTTGCAGAAGATAAGGGGCTAACAATGGAAATAATGGTACAAGCCAAACGGGTGGCGCGAAAGAGAGTCGTGTTGAAAGACCACTTCCGCAGCACCCGATTTGAGGAATTCGGATTTGAGGTACAAAAGAGAAAAACATCCAAATTCCATTTTGGCTACATTTCCGTACGATGA
- a CDS encoding thymidylate synthase — protein sequence MKQYLDLCKHVLENGTKKGDRTGTGTISTFGYQMRFDLREGFPVLTTKKVSLKAIIHELLWFLKGDTNVGYLQENNVRIWNEWADDNGELGPIYGHQWRSWGTADGGQIDQISELIEQIKTNPNSRRLIVSAWNVGELDEMALPPCHAFFQFYVADGKLSCQLYQRSADVFLGVPFNIASYALLTMMIAQVCDLEVGEFVHTFGDVHIYSNHLEQVELQLTRDPKPLPIMKINPDVKNIFDFSFEDFVLENYEAHPHIKGEVSI from the coding sequence ATGAAGCAATATTTGGATCTATGTAAGCATGTCCTGGAAAATGGGACTAAAAAAGGCGATCGTACTGGAACGGGAACGATCAGTACCTTTGGCTATCAAATGAGGTTCGATTTAAGAGAAGGATTCCCTGTCCTGACGACGAAAAAAGTTAGCTTGAAAGCGATAATCCATGAATTGTTATGGTTTTTAAAGGGAGATACGAACGTTGGCTACCTTCAGGAAAATAACGTGCGGATCTGGAATGAATGGGCTGATGATAATGGTGAACTAGGTCCGATATATGGCCATCAATGGCGATCATGGGGAACGGCTGATGGTGGGCAAATCGACCAAATCAGTGAATTGATCGAGCAAATCAAAACGAATCCCAATTCAAGAAGATTGATAGTGAGTGCTTGGAATGTAGGGGAATTGGATGAGATGGCCTTACCCCCTTGTCATGCTTTCTTTCAATTCTATGTGGCTGACGGCAAGCTTTCCTGCCAGTTATATCAACGGTCGGCGGATGTTTTCCTAGGGGTTCCCTTTAATATAGCTTCGTATGCCTTGTTAACGATGATGATTGCCCAGGTGTGTGATTTGGAAGTCGGTGAATTTGTACATACATTTGGGGATGTCCATATTTATTCTAACCACCTTGAACAAGTGGAACTGCAATTGACTCGTGATCCGAAACCATTGCCGATCATGAAAATAAATCCGGACGTGAAAAATATTTTCGATTTTAGCTTCGAGGACTTCGTTCTGGAAAATTATGAAGCGCATCCCCATATTAAGGGTGAGGTAAGCATATGA
- the ggt gene encoding gamma-glutamyltransferase, with protein sequence MDNNNGNTKEEDYKRETAKGKAGMVVTAHPVATSIGEKILRDGGNAVDAAVAIQFALNIVEPMMTGIGGSGFLMVYNAKDKATKIFDGHVRAPQAAHPNMFLDDDGEVIPFKERSIKATAVGIPGILKAMDEALSEYGSKPLSDLIEPSIEFAEKGVPVNWVLCDALENFEYRLGEEARNFFMPEGKRYKAGDLLVKEKLANTYRILQREGISAFYDGEIGKGIISCIKELGGFMELSDLQNYKATIDEPMYGTYKDYAIASSMAPSAGGFTVIQILKILESFDLEQYDVHSWEKYYLIAEAMRLAFTDKKAFLADPEFAELPLKGLMHDDYIAKRRSFINFKSRNNAIEYGNPWIYDSVNKSAVIPQPNDEDISETTHFTVRDRWGNIAACTSTVEHPFGSGIMVSDYGFMLNNELTDFDSVPGGMNEVQPNKRPVSCKSPTIIFKDGEPVLTLGSPGGPTIISSVVQTIINVLDLNMDLKAAIEEPRIFTPMGPHIEWEAGMDMTSKGQLEAMGFVFNEVPHSIGNVQAIQINPDGSNYGAADSSREGCAIGLDETDYHA encoded by the coding sequence ATGGATAACAATAATGGAAATACTAAAGAAGAAGATTATAAACGGGAAACGGCAAAAGGGAAGGCCGGAATGGTTGTAACCGCTCATCCCGTAGCTACCTCGATTGGGGAAAAAATACTACGTGACGGCGGGAATGCCGTCGATGCGGCGGTTGCCATCCAATTCGCGCTCAATATTGTCGAGCCAATGATGACAGGCATCGGAGGCAGCGGTTTCCTGATGGTATATAATGCTAAAGATAAGGCCACAAAAATATTCGACGGCCATGTGAGGGCACCTCAAGCGGCCCATCCGAACATGTTCCTTGATGATGACGGGGAAGTCATTCCATTTAAAGAACGTTCAATCAAGGCTACGGCCGTAGGCATCCCTGGAATCCTGAAAGCCATGGATGAAGCTCTCTCCGAATATGGCAGCAAGCCACTCAGTGACCTGATCGAGCCCTCGATTGAATTCGCTGAAAAAGGCGTCCCGGTCAATTGGGTACTCTGTGATGCTTTGGAAAACTTCGAATACCGATTGGGTGAAGAAGCCCGTAATTTCTTTATGCCTGAGGGTAAACGATATAAAGCGGGCGACTTGCTGGTAAAAGAAAAATTGGCGAATACGTATCGAATATTGCAACGTGAGGGAATCTCCGCTTTTTATGACGGTGAGATCGGAAAGGGCATCATTTCCTGTATTAAGGAGCTTGGCGGTTTCATGGAGCTTTCCGATTTACAGAACTATAAAGCGACCATCGATGAACCGATGTATGGGACGTATAAGGATTATGCCATCGCTTCATCGATGGCACCAAGCGCGGGCGGCTTCACGGTCATCCAAATCTTGAAAATCCTCGAAAGCTTCGACTTGGAGCAGTATGATGTTCATTCTTGGGAAAAATATTATTTAATTGCCGAAGCGATGCGTTTAGCCTTCACCGACAAAAAGGCATTTCTTGCCGATCCGGAATTTGCCGAATTGCCATTGAAGGGTCTCATGCATGACGACTATATAGCGAAACGTCGCTCTTTCATTAATTTTAAATCACGGAATAATGCCATCGAATACGGTAACCCGTGGATTTATGATTCGGTCAACAAAAGCGCAGTGATTCCGCAGCCCAATGATGAAGATATCAGTGAAACGACACACTTCACGGTCCGCGACAGATGGGGCAATATCGCCGCTTGCACCTCAACGGTGGAGCACCCATTCGGATCCGGGATCATGGTTTCCGACTATGGCTTCATGCTGAATAACGAATTGACCGATTTCGATTCCGTTCCAGGCGGCATGAATGAAGTGCAGCCGAACAAGCGGCCAGTCAGCTGCAAAAGCCCGACGATCATTTTTAAAGACGGCGAGCCGGTTTTGACGCTCGGATCTCCTGGTGGACCAACCATCATCAGTTCAGTGGTTCAAACGATCATCAATGTACTAGATTTGAATATGGACTTGAAAGCAGCCATCGAAGAGCCAAGGATTTTCACGCCGATGGGCCCACACATCGAATGGGAAGCAGGCATGGACATGACCAGTAAAGGACAATTGGAAGCTATGGGCTTCGTCTTCAATGAAGTGCCCCATTCTATCGGGAACGTCCAGGCCATCCAAATCAACCCTGATGGCTCTAACTACGGGGCTGCCGATTCAAGCCGGGAAGGCTGTGCCATTGGCCTTGATGAAACAGATTATCACGCTTGA
- a CDS encoding BrxA/BrxB family bacilliredoxin, whose amino-acid sequence MSMAYDEYMKQMVKPMRAELVQAGFDELVTAEAVENFMESADGTTLVVINSVCGCAAGLARPAATQAVMQAEEGKPNHLVTVFAGQDKDATAKMREYFTGIEPSSPSMALLKGKEVLHFIPRHDIEGQPMEAIMENLLTAFSQVNK is encoded by the coding sequence ATGTCGATGGCATATGATGAATATATGAAGCAAATGGTGAAGCCGATGCGCGCGGAACTGGTGCAGGCAGGTTTCGATGAGCTGGTGACGGCTGAAGCGGTAGAGAACTTCATGGAATCTGCGGATGGTACGACATTGGTCGTCATTAATTCGGTTTGTGGCTGTGCCGCAGGTTTAGCTCGTCCGGCTGCCACTCAAGCCGTAATGCAGGCGGAAGAGGGTAAGCCCAATCATCTTGTGACGGTTTTTGCCGGTCAAGATAAAGATGCAACAGCTAAAATGAGGGAATACTTCACAGGAATTGAGCCTTCTTCACCTTCCATGGCACTTTTGAAGGGTAAAGAGGTCTTGCACTTCATTCCCCGTCATGATATTGAAGGGCAGCCAATGGAAGCGATTATGGAAAATTTATTAACGGCATTCAGCCAAGTAAATAAGTAA
- a CDS encoding dihydrofolate reductase family protein — MNKERNIILYIGTSIDGFIANTDGTLEWLESTEVEGDPGYESLLERIDTVVMGKRTYDVIRGFDMNYPYSEYESYVFSKSVSGSDEYASFINEDIKTFIKNIKQKPGKDIWLIGGGNVAHEFFKENLIDEFQLAISPIILGKGIPLYIGGDDITLKYTLTKVEKLGQLAMLHYIKK; from the coding sequence ATGAATAAAGAGCGTAACATCATTTTATATATTGGTACTTCAATTGATGGCTTTATAGCAAATACTGATGGTACATTAGAATGGTTAGAGTCAACGGAAGTAGAAGGAGACCCTGGCTACGAGTCGCTCCTGGAAAGAATTGACACGGTTGTAATGGGAAAAAGAACCTATGATGTCATTCGTGGGTTTGATATGAATTATCCTTATAGTGAGTATGAAAGTTACGTATTTTCCAAATCTGTTAGTGGTTCAGATGAATATGCTTCATTCATTAATGAAGATATCAAAACTTTCATTAAAAATATAAAACAAAAACCTGGTAAAGATATATGGTTAATTGGTGGAGGGAATGTAGCTCATGAGTTTTTTAAAGAAAATTTAATTGATGAGTTTCAACTAGCCATTTCTCCTATTATTTTAGGGAAAGGAATCCCGCTTTATATTGGAGGAGATGATATTACTTTAAAATATACATTAACCAAAGTGGAAAAATTAGGTCAGCTTGCTATGTTACATTACATAAAAAAATGA
- the ilvA gene encoding threonine ammonia-lyase IlvA, with amino-acid sequence MNQTASMNRGIQLEDILIAYRELKDIVLHTPLQKNQRLSDKYECNVYLKREDLQHVRSFKLRGAFHKMKSLTAEETKSGVICASAGNHAQGVAFSCSQLGIHGKIFMPATTPRQKVDQVQLFGKDNVEIILAGDTFDDAFALAMECCEQEGRTFIHPFDDDKVIAGQGTTAVEILNDCEDEIDYVFAAIGGGGLMAGVSSYFKSVSPNTKCIGVEPLDAASMEYSFKEGKVTGLDSIDTFVDGAAVKCVGQKTYRLCKENLEDIVVVPSGQICTTILDLYNQHAIVAEPAGAISVAALDLYKEQIKGKTVVCMVSGGNNDIGRMQEIKEKSLLYEGLLYYFIVNFPQRAGALREFLDEVLGPNDDISRFEYTKKNNKESGPALVGIELKVKGDYEGLIQRMNKKGFSFVEVNKDSNLFHLLI; translated from the coding sequence ATGAATCAGACAGCATCAATGAATAGGGGGATCCAATTGGAGGATATTCTAATTGCCTACAGAGAACTGAAAGATATTGTTCTACATACTCCTCTACAAAAAAATCAGAGACTATCTGACAAATATGAATGCAATGTTTATTTGAAACGCGAGGATCTTCAGCATGTTCGCTCGTTTAAGTTAAGAGGGGCATTCCACAAAATGAAGAGTTTGACAGCCGAAGAGACGAAGAGCGGGGTTATATGCGCCAGTGCAGGCAACCATGCACAAGGGGTCGCTTTTTCCTGCAGCCAGTTAGGGATTCACGGAAAAATTTTCATGCCTGCCACTACACCAAGGCAAAAGGTCGATCAAGTGCAGCTTTTCGGTAAGGATAATGTCGAAATCATTCTTGCGGGTGACACATTCGATGATGCTTTTGCGCTTGCGATGGAGTGCTGTGAACAGGAAGGACGCACTTTTATCCATCCCTTTGATGATGATAAAGTAATTGCCGGACAGGGTACGACGGCTGTTGAAATCTTGAATGATTGTGAAGATGAAATTGATTATGTCTTCGCGGCAATTGGTGGGGGCGGACTGATGGCCGGGGTATCCAGTTATTTCAAATCGGTCTCGCCAAATACGAAATGCATCGGAGTGGAGCCACTTGATGCTGCGTCGATGGAATATTCCTTCAAGGAAGGAAAAGTCACGGGACTTGATAGTATAGATACATTCGTGGACGGCGCAGCAGTCAAGTGTGTAGGGCAAAAGACATATCGGTTATGCAAAGAAAACCTGGAAGACATCGTTGTCGTTCCTTCCGGGCAAATCTGTACGACCATTCTTGATTTATATAATCAGCATGCGATCGTCGCCGAACCAGCAGGTGCAATATCTGTAGCGGCTTTGGATTTGTACAAAGAACAAATCAAAGGAAAAACGGTCGTTTGCATGGTCAGCGGTGGGAACAACGATATAGGGCGCATGCAGGAAATTAAGGAGAAATCTTTATTATATGAAGGGCTGCTGTATTATTTCATCGTGAATTTCCCACAACGCGCCGGAGCCTTAAGGGAATTCCTTGACGAGGTGCTGGGGCCGAATGACGATATTAGCCGTTTTGAATACACGAAGAAAAACAATAAAGAAAGCGGACCGGCATTGGTTGGGATCGAATTGAAGGTTAAGGGTGATTATGAGGGGCTCATCCAAAGAATGAACAAGAAAGGTTTCTCCTTCGTCGAGGTCAATAAAGACAGTAATTTATTTCATTTGTTGATTTAA
- a CDS encoding dihydrofolate reductase codes for MISLIVAMDENRVIGNNNQLPWHLPADLQYFKKVTLGHPIVMGRKTFESIGRVLPGRENVIVTRNEDFQALDCVVLHDILNIKTYADKREDEVFVIGGAEIFKEVLPFADRLYITEIHETFEGDTFFPAIDENEWQKVSSIEGIVDEKNRFAHNFIILQKS; via the coding sequence ATGATTTCGTTAATAGTCGCCATGGATGAAAATCGGGTAATCGGTAACAATAACCAATTACCATGGCATTTGCCGGCAGATTTGCAGTATTTTAAAAAAGTGACGCTAGGTCATCCCATCGTCATGGGACGGAAAACATTTGAATCGATTGGCCGGGTGCTGCCTGGAAGGGAGAATGTCATCGTAACCCGCAATGAGGATTTCCAAGCTCTCGACTGTGTGGTCTTGCATGATATTCTAAACATCAAAACGTATGCTGACAAACGTGAAGATGAAGTATTCGTGATTGGCGGGGCAGAAATCTTCAAAGAGGTCTTGCCGTTTGCCGATCGATTATATATTACGGAAATTCATGAAACGTTCGAAGGTGATACCTTCTTCCCTGCGATTGATGAAAATGAGTGGCAAAAGGTATCCTCGATTGAAGGAATTGTGGATGAAAAAAATCGCTTTGCACATAATTTTATTATTCTACAAAAGAGTTAA
- a CDS encoding anthrax toxin lethal factor-related metalloendopeptidase yields MQRKKWLTIIALFVFFLSMLSYSLAKEDGVRWRQLPKDSLIRQADLFKDHKVLRKIFLFPEEAFDENEALKIGATIDKLPPSLLEKTAESGVRVKLFQGNLTENQSAAKLKGQTPRGYLNKKTTWDDVPGMGGSHTVLVKIGASDKGNGHGSVNLELHELAHSIDNIVFDGIRENIDYLTIWGKEVDGLFPGQTYFSNYPEEYFAETFAMFYVNAEQNQLLKQKAPETYHFIKQLD; encoded by the coding sequence ATGCAGCGGAAAAAGTGGCTGACCATAATTGCGTTATTTGTCTTTTTTTTATCCATGCTCTCCTATTCATTGGCGAAGGAAGATGGTGTGAGATGGCGTCAATTGCCTAAAGATAGTTTAATAAGACAAGCGGACTTATTTAAAGATCATAAAGTTTTACGAAAAATATTTTTATTTCCTGAAGAAGCTTTCGATGAAAACGAAGCGTTGAAAATCGGGGCAACGATTGACAAACTGCCCCCTTCGTTATTGGAGAAAACGGCTGAGAGCGGTGTCAGGGTCAAATTATTTCAAGGTAATTTAACCGAAAATCAATCGGCAGCTAAATTAAAGGGACAGACGCCCCGCGGTTACCTGAATAAAAAAACGACCTGGGATGATGTGCCTGGCATGGGCGGTTCCCATACCGTATTGGTCAAAATCGGCGCAAGCGATAAGGGAAACGGGCATGGGTCGGTTAATTTGGAGCTCCATGAGCTGGCGCATTCGATTGATAATATCGTATTTGATGGAATCAGGGAGAATATCGATTATTTGACAATCTGGGGTAAGGAAGTGGATGGTTTGTTTCCCGGACAGACGTATTTTTCCAATTATCCTGAAGAATATTTTGCCGAAACGTTTGCCATGTTTTATGTGAACGCAGAACAAAACCAGTTACTTAAACAAAAAGCACCCGAGACTTATCATTTTATTAAACAATTAGATTAA
- a CDS encoding YpjP family protein has product MKATAWFRKSLVILVSVLTFGLVTPSDLAWLAEADTLKDTKKGLVEEEGLAYLASQNSTERKEEFNREEFLSGILDKAEESAYMKFGEKINPKIGDEFKQVILPKMEEALTEMASQYPDGKLQQLTITEQPSAGRAEKIFHIYDSISGKDIIRFHVRQENPPLEGYWFDFHYHTYHDSFAAHHDLGKIYWDKNTPPEWTSKQKLS; this is encoded by the coding sequence TTGAAAGCAACGGCGTGGTTTAGGAAAAGTCTCGTCATTTTAGTATCCGTTTTGACGTTCGGTCTTGTCACCCCCTCAGATTTGGCGTGGCTTGCCGAGGCCGATACGTTAAAGGATACGAAAAAAGGGCTGGTCGAAGAAGAGGGATTAGCCTATCTTGCTTCACAGAACTCGACTGAACGGAAAGAGGAGTTCAACCGGGAAGAGTTTTTATCAGGAATACTGGATAAAGCAGAGGAAAGCGCATATATGAAATTTGGCGAAAAGATCAATCCTAAAATCGGCGATGAATTCAAGCAGGTGATACTACCTAAAATGGAAGAGGCACTTACAGAGATGGCGTCCCAATATCCTGATGGGAAATTACAGCAATTAACGATTACCGAGCAGCCCAGTGCGGGAAGGGCAGAGAAAATCTTTCATATTTATGATTCCATAAGCGGAAAGGATATCATCCGCTTTCACGTCAGGCAGGAAAACCCTCCGCTTGAAGGATATTGGTTCGATTTTCATTATCATACCTACCATGATTCGTTTGCCGCCCACCATGATCTCGGGAAGATATACTGGGATAAAAACACACCGCCTGAATGGACAAGCAAACAAAAGCTCTCCTAA